The window CTTCCGTATTCGAATCATTCATGTCAATCTGTTATCTGCACATCCACACATCCTGCCAAAAACCGTATCTTCGTATAATTACAAATAATACCTATGTCCAAAAAGAAACATAATTCTTCCATAAAACAGGTACTTACCAAAATGGTAATGGACGTTTTTGAGAAGAATGGAAATAAACCACTGAACTATAAACAAATAGCCGGCGCCTTAAACGTGCATGATGATGACGCCCGCCGGGTAATACTTGATATACTGAAAGACGAAGCCTTTGCGGGTAACCTGAAAGAAGTATCGCCGGGTAAATTCCAGCTACTGGAACTAAAAACCTTTATTGAGGGTAAAGTTGACCTGACTAACGATGGATCGGCCTTTATTGTTACCGATGACCCCGATGAGAACGATATTTTTGTTGCCCCGCGCAAACTAAGGAATGCATTAAACGGTGACTGGGTAAAAGTTTACGTTTATGCCAAAAGCAAGGGCAAACGTAAAGAAGGCGAGGTTATAGAAATTATTAAGCGCTTTAAAACTGAGTTTACCGGCATTGTTAAACTATCTGAAAGGTTTGCATTTTTTGTACCCGACGATAGAAAAATGATGCACGATATTTTTATCCCGCTTAGCGATTTGAACGGGGCAAAAAACGGCATCAAGGCAGTTGCTGAAATTACCGAATGGCCAACCGAAGCTAAAAACCCCATCGGTCGTATTAAGCAAGTGCTGGGCGCGCAGGGCGAAAATGATACGGAGATGAACGCCATCCTTGCCGAGTATGGCTTCCCTACACAATTCCCAAAAGAAGTGGAAGAGGAATCCGAGGCTATACCGGATATCATCAGTGAAGCGGAAATTGCTAAACGCCGTGATTTTCGTAAAACTTTAACCATTACTATTGACCCATTTGATGCCAAGGACTTCGACGATGCGATATCCTTTAAAAAGCTGGATAACGGCAATTATGAAGTTGGTGTACACATTGCCGATGTAGCGCATTACATTGTCCCTGATTCCGCTTTGGATAAAGAAGCGTTTGACAGGGCCACCTCGGTTTACCTGGTTGACCGGGTAATACCAATGCTGCCCGAAAGATTATCCAACGGCTTATGCTCGTTACGACCCAAAGAAGATAAGCTTTGTTTTGCCGCTGTATTTGAATTGGACGAACAAGCACATGTGCTAAAAGAATGGTACGGTAAAACAGTCATCCACTCCGACCGCCGCTTTACCTATGAGGAAGTACAGGAAATAATTGAGGCACAGGAAGGTGAGTACAGCGAGGAAATTTTAACGCTAAACGCTTTAGCCTATAAACTACGCGATGCTAAATTTAAAAACGGGGCCATCAGCTTTGAAACTACCGAGGTTAAATTTAAGTTGGACGAAAAGGGCAAACCTATTGGCGTATATGTAAAAGAGCGTAAAGACGCCCATAAACTAATTGAGGATTTTATGTTGCTGGCTAACCGTAAAGTAGCCGAATATGTGAGCAAGCTGGGCAAAGGCAAACACAAGTATACCTTTGTGTACCGCGCGCACGATTCGCCAAACCCTGAAACACTGGGCAACTTTGCACAGTTCGCGGCCAGGTTTGGGTACAGGATAAATACGAAATCGGACAGGGAAATTGCCCGTTCGCTCAATTTTTTAATGAGCGATGTGGAAGGCAAAAAAGAACAAAATGTATTAACCCACTTGGCTATCCGTAGTATGGCCAAGGCTATTTATACCACTAAAAGCAGTAGTCACTACGGGTTGGCGTTCGATCATTATACGCACTTCACCTCGCCTATCCGCCGTTATCCGGATGTAATGGTGCACCGGTTGCTATTCCATTATTTAAACGGCGGCCAAAGCGCTAATGCCGAGCATTATGAAAAACTATGTGTACACAGTTCGGCCATGGAGAAAAAGGCCGCTGACGCAGAGCGTGCATCTATTAAATATAAACAGGCCGAATACCTGAAAGATAATGTGGGCAGCGTTTATGCAGGCATTATTTCGGGTGTTACCGAATGGGGTATGTATGTAGAGATCATAGAAAATAAATGCGAGGGCATGATACGCTTGCGCGATATTAGCGACGATTTTTATACCTTAGACGAGAAAAACTACGCCATTATTGGTCAGCGTAAAAAGAAGGTTTACCAGTTGGGCGACGAAGTACGCATCAGGGTTAAAAATGTAGACCTGACCAAAAAACAGATAGATTTTTCTTTAGTGCAGGATTAAAAAAATGAAGATGTGATTGCGAGCCATAGCGTGTCAATCTCGTAGCATGCAAATCAAACTACGAGATTGACACGTCGCCTATCCGCTCAACCCTGGCCGCTTCTCGCAATGACAAACTTTTGCTATACTTAATGAAGGACTTACAAGAACTACAAAACATCATACTACAGGCGGTTAAGGATTTGAAATACCCAAGTCAACCGCCCGATCTTTACGAACCTATTAGCTACATATTATCCTTAGGCGGCAAGCGCTTGCGCCCTGCCCTGGTATTAATGGCTTGCGATGCCTTTGGTGGTGATGTGAAAAAAGCTGTTAAGGCTGCATTGGCTATAGAAGTGTTTCACAATTTCACCTTAATGCATGATGACATTATGGACAAGGCGCCCCTGCGCCGGGGCCAGGTTACCGTGCACGAACGCTGGAATCAAAATGTAGCTATACTTGCCGGCGATGCCATGATGGTAGAAGCCAACAAACTGATGCTGCAAGTGCCCGATGCTATTTTGCGCCAGGTAATGGATATTTTTAATGATACCGCTGCCGGTGTTTGCGAAGGCCAGCAATTTGACATGAGCTTTGAAAGCCGCGACCGGGTATCAGCTGATGAGTATATTAATATGATACGCCTTAAAACCGCCATACTATTAGGAGGAGCCTTAAAAATAGGCGCGCTGATTGGTGGCGCCAGCACTAAGGATGCCGATTTGATCTACACCTTTGGCGAGCAATTGGGTATTGCCTTCCAGCTACAAGATGATATTTTAGATGTATATGGCGACCCTGATAAATTTGGTAAGCAGGTAGGCGGTGATATTCTGTCAAACAAAAAAACTTACTTACTGATAAAGGCACTCGAATCAGCCAGGGAGGGCGATGCTGCGGGGTTACAGCAATGGCTGGATAACATCTCTGCTGATCCGCAACAAAAAGTGGCCGCGGTAACGGCTATCTACAACAACCTGCAAATAAGGGAACAGGCCGAACAAGCTATGCAAGCCTATGCCACAAAAGCTTTCGCCGCGTTTGATAGTATCGATTTGCCCAATGCCAACAAACAATACTTGCGCGGCTTTGCGGATAGTTTGCTGGTGAGGGAGTATTAATTGCTTGAATTACCGATAAAAAACTATGTCATTGCGAGCGATAGCGCGGCAATCTCGTAGGTCGATTGTCCAACTACGAGATTGCCACGTTGCTATGCTTCTCGCAATGGCATTAATTTTATAACGATGTTCTCACTTCTTATATTTCCAATTCCTCGTTTTACCTTCGGCTACCCATTCTATCATGGTTTCCAGTCGTTTGGCGCGGGTATCGGCACTTTTTGCTTCGGCCAGCCATTGCAGATATTCCTTTTTTGCTGATGGGCTAAATTTTTCAAATTGCTGCATGGCATTTGTGTTGGCCTTAAAAGCTTCAATTAGATCGGCAGGGACTTCCAGTTCGGCTTTCTCAATTGGTTTCTTTTTTGGTGGGGCCAACTTTATACCTTTTTCGTTCAGTTCTACGGCATTGTGGATATAACTTAACAAAACATCGTCAGCCGGTAAATCAGCTATCGATCTAATTTTACCGATACTTCCGGCTGCACCTTTTTCGGCAGTAGCAAACAAACCTGCCGGGTCGTCCATAAGGGTACTTTTCCAAAAGTTTAGCCCCATATGTTCTTTAAAGGCACCTATTCCCATAAACGGCCCTTTGTAATCAAAATGCGGGTGCCCCCATTTCATTACTTCGGTAACTTGCGGCGCCGCTCGGTGTATCAACTGGCGCAGGTGCCTGATAACAGGTTGCGCGTAGGTTGGTGCCTTTTCAATATATGCATCAATTTTAGGGTCCAGATTTTCCATAGCTATTAATCAATAAAGTTCTTTTTCGCGAGTTTCTTATGAATTTTAGTCACTTCCATTAAAGCTGCCGAACAATAGAATGGGCGCAATTCCATAACCAGCACGCCCGCCCTTATAGCCGGATCGGTTTCTGTCAATGCTTTTGCTTCTTCAATTGTATTCACATCAAAAATGAATATCCCCTCTACATCCCCTCTATCCATAAACGGGCCGGCTACTACCAGTTTACCATCGTCGGCCAGTTTGCTGATGTTTTTAAGATGTGCCATTTGCACCTCGGCCATTTTAGCTTTATCGGCAATTTTTGTGGGGCCGGTTTTCAGGAAAGCCATAATGTATTTATGCATGCCGTAATCATCGGCACCCAGCTTTTTGGCCAGGGCTTCATCATACAAGGCATTAGTTTTGGCTGCCGGTGTTTGGGCTTTTGCACTAACGGTAATAAGCAGCAGGATAAGCCATAATATTTTTTTCATGATCAAGTATTTGGGTTTATTCAAATATAAAAAAATCCTGTATGGTCATTATAACTATCAGTACTATTAGTCCTCCTCAGAATAGCCTACTGATTGAATGTGCCCAACTAACCAGTGTTTCAATAAATGATTTATCGTCAACCCAATCCGGGGGCAACATGTTCCAGAATAGCCGACAATACATGGATATTGTAATCGACGCCCAGCGTGTTGCTGATCAATAAAGAAAAATTGACCGCATTCCTTTCCTGGATGGAAGAGCGATAGCAAGTATACAACCCTGTTTGCCCGACGCAAACATTGGGCGATTATCGGCTTGGTGCACGATGAGCGAAGTGGTGCCATCCACGGCGTGCACGTGCAAAACTATAATCAATTCAAATTATTGCTTTATATTTGCCCCTCCAAACACCATTTAAATGCGTATGTGATATTTAATCTCCTTCAGACATAAGAACAGCGATAGCCTAAAGGGCTGCTGTATTTATTCATCTTAAAGAGATATATATCATGCTTACGTTACAAAATATTTCATATATACATCCTGACAAAGAGCTGTTGTTTAGTGGCATTTATTTGTCGTTAAACAACAAAGAAAAAATTGCGCTCATCGGCAATAATGGTTCTGGCAAATCTACGCTGCTTAAAATAATTGCCGGAGAGCTACAGCCTTCTGCCGGACAGGTAAAAGCAGACACAATGCCCTATTATGTACCGCAGATATTTGGTCAGTTCGATCAATTAACCATCGCCGAAGCGTTAAAGATACACGACAAGCTTTCAGCGTTAAAAGCGATCCTTACCGGAAACGGAACAGAAAAGCATTTTAACGATCTTAATGACGATTGGACGATCGAAGAACGTTGCCGCGACGCTTTAAACCATTGGCAACTGAAAGAACTTGATCCTGACCAAAAACTTGCGACATTAAGCGGCGGCCAGAAAACCAAAGTCTTTCTGGCAGGAATTGATATTCATCAGCCCGAACTTATTTTACTGGATGAGCCTGGCAATCATTTAGATATCAAAGCAAGGGAGCTGCTATTTGATTTTATCCGTTCCACATCGCGAACACTATTGGTCATTAGTCATGACCGGAAACTGTTAAATCTTTTTGACAAAGTTTGCCTGCTTGATAAAAACGGCATTACTACCTATGGCGGCAACTATGACTTTTATGCAACACAAAAGGAGATTGAGATGCAAGCCTTAGACCACGACCTGAGAAGTAAAGAGAAAGCTTTACGTCAGGCTAAGGACAAGGAACGGGAAGCTATAGAACGACAAAATAAACTGGATTCGAGGGGCAAGAATAAACAGGAAAAGGCCGGTGTTGCCCGCATCATGATGAATACGCTGCGAAATAATGCCGAAAACAGCACCGCCAAATTGAAGGGCGTACATACGGAGAAGATCAGCGGATTAAAGCAGGAGTACCATGAATTGCGTTCGTCTTTGCCAGACATAAACAAGATAAAACTTGACCTGAACAATTCTGATCTTCAGGCGGGGAAGCTGTTAAGCGGCGCCAGCGAAATTAACTTTTCTTATGGATCGGTAAATGTTTGGCAGAAGAATCTGAGTTTCGAGTTGAGAAGTGCTGAGCGGGTATTGTTAAAAGGGGCAAATGGATCGGGTAAAAGCACGCTTATTAAAATTATCCTTGGACTGCTTGAGCCGCAAAAAGGGGCGTTGAAAAAACAGCAAATCAAAGCGGTATATATCGATCAGGACTATTCGCCGGTTGATGGCCGGTTAAACGTGTATGAACTGGCGCAATCATTTAATGACGCTGCTTTGCAGGAACATGAAATAAAAATAAGACTGAATAGGTTTTTGTTCGGCAAGGAAAACTGGGATAAGCCTTGCAGCGCTTTAAGCGGTGGTGAAAAGATGCGGCTAATGCTTTGCTGCTTAACCATTAGTAACCAATCACCCGATCTGATCGTTTTGGATGAGCCCACTAATAATCTGGACATTCGGAATATTGATATTTTAACAAGAGCCATTAATGACTATAAAGGAACTTTAATCGTTGTATCTCATGACGAATATTTTGTGGAACAAATTGGATTACACAGAACAATAGAATTGAAATAAATGTATGCAACTTCACAGATCGATAGCTACTAACGGACTACCGGCTAACGCACGATAAGCAGCCACGCCCTGCCCGGGGTGGTTTGTGAGATTAAAAAGTCCCAACATTCAGACATGATTGACTTAAATACTTTTTTTATCTTAAACCCATGAAACTTTTGCTCACCTCCAGCGGTATATCCAATCCAAGTATTCAAAACGCGCTTATAAGCCTTTTAGATAAACCCATCGAAGAAAGCAACGCTCTTTTCGTTCCTACTGGGATGTACCCGTTTCCCGGTGGCCCGCAATATGTATGGAAAGCCATGAATGGTGAATTGGGCTCGGGTATGTGCCAATTGGGCTGGAAATCATTAGGCTTGCTGGAGTTGACGACATTACCCGCTATACAAAAAGAGGTTTGGGTAAAAGCACTAAAGGAGACAGATGCGCTTTTAGTTTGGGGCGGTGACCCGCTATTCCTGAGCTACTGGCTAAAGGAATCTGGCTTGGCCGAAGTTATTAGTTCGCTGGATCATTTGGTTTATGTTGGGGTTAGTGCCGGTAGTATAGCGACCAGCAAACTGTTTGGCGAATCTTATAGCAACATGCCAAACACCATCGCACAGCCGCAGACCTTACAAACCTTGCAATTCGACACCTTTGAAAGCGCCTTTGTTACCGCCGAAGGTGCGGGTTTTGTAGACTTCGCGATCATTCCGCATTACAACAATGAAAAGCATCGCGACGCCTGCGGTGTTAACGCAGCCACTTGGGCAGCTATGCTGCCAGTACCGGTTTACGCCATTGGCGAGCAGACTGCCATTAAGGTAGCAGGCCGCACCATCGAAATTGTCTCTGAAGGGGAGTGGAAAGCATTTAATCAAGCTACATAGCTACCTGGCTATTAGTTATTGTGCTACTGCATAAGCTTTTATACCATCCAGATTAATGCAAATAGTTGAATGCCCATTTTTAGTATTAAGGACGCTTACCATCCTTTGCTGCCCGCCAAGTTCAGGACTTGCTACTGACAATGCAGATAATGGTACTTTATAGGTATCAACCTCGTATTTAAGATCGTTATCTGTAATAGCAGATGTGATATCTTTTAACAAAGGGGTACCGGTATTTATTTTTGCAGTTGGGTGGGGCACCGCTACCAGCGCCCTGTTCATAAAATGGATGACGGGTTTGTTATTATGTAACCTTATTCGGACAGCCCACCTGGTATCGCCTGATAGCTGCCTTAAAACAGGGTTAAATTTCCCTTCTGATATTAATTTTTTCAATGGGTCCTGTTTGCTGTTGGCATCTATTATCAATAGGTTTTTATACTGGCCGTGTATTAGTTCATCACTTAAAGGGGCTATACGTTTAAAGCCTTTTTCGTCATGGGTGCCAAAAGGTAATGTAAGCCAGGCCGTACCGCTTTTGGAAAGGTAACTTTTGATAGCTTTTAACTGCCTATCTGAAACGCATCCTATACTATCTAATATCAGAGGGGTATTTTCTTTACTTAAGGCAGCCGCGTCCGAAAGTTCTTCGGCGCGTACAAAACGATAACCTACATTATTTTCAACCAATCGGGCAGACCATGCCCGGGCTTTATCCCAATGTTCCAGCTTATCTTTACCTCTCCATCCGTTATCCCTACAAAAGCTATTATTTACCAGCCTAACTTCAACCAAATCTTTGCCGTCCCTATAGTTCAGGTTACTGTACCGGAGTTCCCAATTATTGTAAGGGCTTACAATATCTTCTATCTCCATAGCGTCTGCAGGGTCTTCTTCCAAATTTTGGGTAACCGTGCTATTCCAGCTGCCAACGCCCCAAAACCGGCTTAAGCCCCAACCAAGATACCCGCCGGCAGTATAGGTTGAATAACATAAAGCCAGTGGCACGGCGTTACCCCTTTTGTCTGCAATATCCTTTTGCTGCATAGCTTCTGCATCTCTGTGTACCCAGTTTACAGTATTTATATTTATACCTCCGTTTTCCAGCATAAAAAAATCAAGGTATGGCGCCATCTTTTCGAGATTAAGT of the Mucilaginibacter boryungensis genome contains:
- the rnr gene encoding ribonuclease R — translated: MSKKKHNSSIKQVLTKMVMDVFEKNGNKPLNYKQIAGALNVHDDDARRVILDILKDEAFAGNLKEVSPGKFQLLELKTFIEGKVDLTNDGSAFIVTDDPDENDIFVAPRKLRNALNGDWVKVYVYAKSKGKRKEGEVIEIIKRFKTEFTGIVKLSERFAFFVPDDRKMMHDIFIPLSDLNGAKNGIKAVAEITEWPTEAKNPIGRIKQVLGAQGENDTEMNAILAEYGFPTQFPKEVEEESEAIPDIISEAEIAKRRDFRKTLTITIDPFDAKDFDDAISFKKLDNGNYEVGVHIADVAHYIVPDSALDKEAFDRATSVYLVDRVIPMLPERLSNGLCSLRPKEDKLCFAAVFELDEQAHVLKEWYGKTVIHSDRRFTYEEVQEIIEAQEGEYSEEILTLNALAYKLRDAKFKNGAISFETTEVKFKLDEKGKPIGVYVKERKDAHKLIEDFMLLANRKVAEYVSKLGKGKHKYTFVYRAHDSPNPETLGNFAQFAARFGYRINTKSDREIARSLNFLMSDVEGKKEQNVLTHLAIRSMAKAIYTTKSSSHYGLAFDHYTHFTSPIRRYPDVMVHRLLFHYLNGGQSANAEHYEKLCVHSSAMEKKAADAERASIKYKQAEYLKDNVGSVYAGIISGVTEWGMYVEIIENKCEGMIRLRDISDDFYTLDEKNYAIIGQRKKKVYQLGDEVRIRVKNVDLTKKQIDFSLVQD
- a CDS encoding polyprenyl synthetase family protein, encoding MKDLQELQNIILQAVKDLKYPSQPPDLYEPISYILSLGGKRLRPALVLMACDAFGGDVKKAVKAALAIEVFHNFTLMHDDIMDKAPLRRGQVTVHERWNQNVAILAGDAMMVEANKLMLQVPDAILRQVMDIFNDTAAGVCEGQQFDMSFESRDRVSADEYINMIRLKTAILLGGALKIGALIGGASTKDADLIYTFGEQLGIAFQLQDDILDVYGDPDKFGKQVGGDILSNKKTYLLIKALESAREGDAAGLQQWLDNISADPQQKVAAVTAIYNNLQIREQAEQAMQAYATKAFAAFDSIDLPNANKQYLRGFADSLLVREY
- a CDS encoding YdeI/OmpD-associated family protein, with amino-acid sequence MENLDPKIDAYIEKAPTYAQPVIRHLRQLIHRAAPQVTEVMKWGHPHFDYKGPFMGIGAFKEHMGLNFWKSTLMDDPAGLFATAEKGAAGSIGKIRSIADLPADDVLLSYIHNAVELNEKGIKLAPPKKKPIEKAELEVPADLIEAFKANTNAMQQFEKFSPSAKKEYLQWLAEAKSADTRAKRLETMIEWVAEGKTRNWKYKK
- a CDS encoding YciI family protein, which translates into the protein MKKILWLILLLITVSAKAQTPAAKTNALYDEALAKKLGADDYGMHKYIMAFLKTGPTKIADKAKMAEVQMAHLKNISKLADDGKLVVAGPFMDRGDVEGIFIFDVNTIEEAKALTETDPAIRAGVLVMELRPFYCSAALMEVTKIHKKLAKKNFID
- a CDS encoding ABC-F family ATP-binding cassette domain-containing protein; its protein translation is MLTLQNISYIHPDKELLFSGIYLSLNNKEKIALIGNNGSGKSTLLKIIAGELQPSAGQVKADTMPYYVPQIFGQFDQLTIAEALKIHDKLSALKAILTGNGTEKHFNDLNDDWTIEERCRDALNHWQLKELDPDQKLATLSGGQKTKVFLAGIDIHQPELILLDEPGNHLDIKARELLFDFIRSTSRTLLVISHDRKLLNLFDKVCLLDKNGITTYGGNYDFYATQKEIEMQALDHDLRSKEKALRQAKDKEREAIERQNKLDSRGKNKQEKAGVARIMMNTLRNNAENSTAKLKGVHTEKISGLKQEYHELRSSLPDINKIKLDLNNSDLQAGKLLSGASEINFSYGSVNVWQKNLSFELRSAERVLLKGANGSGKSTLIKIILGLLEPQKGALKKQQIKAVYIDQDYSPVDGRLNVYELAQSFNDAALQEHEIKIRLNRFLFGKENWDKPCSALSGGEKMRLMLCCLTISNQSPDLIVLDEPTNNLDIRNIDILTRAINDYKGTLIVVSHDEYFVEQIGLHRTIELK
- a CDS encoding Type 1 glutamine amidotransferase-like domain-containing protein; the protein is MKLLLTSSGISNPSIQNALISLLDKPIEESNALFVPTGMYPFPGGPQYVWKAMNGELGSGMCQLGWKSLGLLELTTLPAIQKEVWVKALKETDALLVWGGDPLFLSYWLKESGLAEVISSLDHLVYVGVSAGSIATSKLFGESYSNMPNTIAQPQTLQTLQFDTFESAFVTAEGAGFVDFAIIPHYNNEKHRDACGVNAATWAAMLPVPVYAIGEQTAIKVAGRTIEIVSEGEWKAFNQAT